The Desulfatiglans sp. genome has a segment encoding these proteins:
- a CDS encoding STAS domain-containing protein — protein MNNKNREIGSSLTVYNIAELHVKFQELINNADRIDIDLSNITDCDTSGIQLLYSLKKSCLEKNKEISITNPSAAVNEALNRISITWDVFFK, from the coding sequence ATGAACAATAAAAACAGGGAAATTGGATCATCTCTAACAGTATATAACATCGCCGAATTACATGTTAAATTTCAGGAATTAATAAACAATGCCGACAGGATTGATATTGATTTGAGCAATATAACAGATTGTGACACTTCGGGAATACAATTACTCTATTCGCTAAAGAAGAGCTGTCTTGAAAAAAATAAAGAGATATCAATTACAAATCCTTCGGCTGCTGTCAATGAGGCGCTCAACAGGATATCAATAACATGGGATGTATTTTTCAAATAA